The DNA sequence AGAACATGTTTTTAGAAGAAAATAAAAATAAATGTATAGAAATTATAGACAGCGAGAGTGGCTCAGTGGGTCAAGGGCTTTTAGTAGTAAAAGCTGCTCAGCTAGTAGAAGAAGGAAAAACGTTAAAAGAAATAGTAGAAGAAATTGAAAAGTTAAAAAAAGATATTGTTTTTTATGGATCTCTTGAAACCTTAGAGAATGCTATAAAAGGTGGTAGAATAAATCCTATAGCAGGTAAAATAATAAATGCTCTTAACTTTAAAGTTATAATACAAGTCTCAGAAGGGGTAGTAAAACCTGTTGATAAAGCAAGAGGAGATAACAATTCTATAAAAAAAGTTATCGATAATGTTTTAAAAAGAGCTGATGAAAAAGAAAAGAGAGTTTTAGCAATAGGGCATTCTAATTGTTTAGAAAAGGCTTTAAAAGTTAAAG is a window from the Paraclostridium sordellii genome containing:
- a CDS encoding DegV family protein → MSKIKIITDSSCDLNKDIIEKYNIGVVGLNVSFGYETYTDGEMDNDTFYERMEIEKELPKTSCPSPEKFVNTYNCEEDEVLVITITSKLSATYSTATLAKNMFLEENKNKCIEIIDSESGSVGQGLLVVKAAQLVEEGKTLKEIVEEIEKLKKDIVFYGSLETLENAIKGGRINPIAGKIINALNFKVIIQVSEGVVKPVDKARGDNNSIKKVIDNVLKRADEKEKRVLAIGHSNCLEKALKVKDMLEKQYDFKDITISEVGSVMGTYTSKGAILISIL